From a single Ailuropoda melanoleuca isolate Jingjing chromosome 12, ASM200744v2, whole genome shotgun sequence genomic region:
- the LOC117795209 gene encoding uncharacterized protein LOC117795209, with the protein MEVFSCWVSIAPDPSDPQGGCRALGRPMGRTLPLVSFPDAHTEPVSQPRSSTSRVGTAPETPPRAGWQPPTQATPSWGTMEGPQLPPASPEPSSEATHSLGRRCQVGPRGAGLQLFQGLFFQSEASESHFLPAVGSFAKGIERSPTSLLDLPPPPQSAVLSFGLCPDKACRSQGPAPVCVQVCLLQHVVYTQARSCTGRPARAGSPKVQGRGMSVLPAPRVPGSALHGSPCRPAGADSLLQQAGVGRPATGPAGAHALPAETSLVSLASPASGGICLSTERRSHWRRDKNRKGEETKPPETGHVHGKTASKFPLAAASRSLQAQRPAPALDGGDNSPIHRQTLPIMCFPWD; encoded by the coding sequence ATGGAAGTGTTCTCTTGCTGGGTTTCCATAGCTCCTGACCCCAGCGACCCACAGGGAGGATGCCGAGCCCTTGGCCGGCCCATGGGGCGCACACTGCCGCTGGTCAGTTTCCCAGACGCCCACACCGAGCCTGTGTCCCAGCCTCGCAGCTCAACCTCTCGGGTGGGCACCGCCCCAGAGACCCCACCGCGGGCCGGCTGGCAGCCCCCCACCCAAGCCACCCCTTCCTGGGGCACCATGGAGGGCCCTCAGCTGCCACCTGCATCTCCAGAACCGAGCTCAGAGGCCACCCACTCGCTGGGGAGACGTTGCCAAGTGGGGCCCAGGGGGGCTGGGCTGCAGCTGTTTCAGGGGCTTTTCTTCCAGAGCGAGGCCTCTGAGTCTCACTTCCTCCCTGCTGTTGGGAGTTTTGCCAAAGGCATTGAACgcagccccacctccctcctggaccTGCCCCCACCTCCGCAGAGCGCGGTGCTGTCCTTCGGTCTGTGCCCAGACAAAGCCTGCAGAAGCCAGGGGCCGGCCCCCGTGTGCGTGCAGGTCTGCCTGCTCCAGCACGTTGTGTACACGCAGGCCCGCTCCTGCACAGGAAGGCCTGCCCGGGCCGGGTCACCCAAGGTCCAAGGTCGGGGGATGTCTGTTCTGCCAGCTCCCAGAGTCCCGGGCTCCGCGCTGCATGGCTCACCCTGCCGACCGGCTGGGGCAGACTCTCTTCTCcagcaggctggggtggggaggccagcCACGGGGCCTGCCGGCGCGCACGCACTGCCTGCAGAGACCTCCCTCGTCTCCCTGGCCTCCCCCGCCTCTGGAGGCATCTGTCTCTCCACGGAAAGAAGGTCACACTGGAGGAGGGACAAgaacagaaagggagaggaaacaaaACCTCCAGAAACGGGGCACGTGCATGGGAAAACAGCCTCCAAGTTTCCCCTGGCAGCAGCCTCCAGATCCCTGCAGGCCCAGcgtcctgccccagccctggatgGTGGTGACAACAGCCCTATCCACCGGCAGACACTCCCCATTATGTGCTTCCCTTGGGATTAA